CTGCTCGCCGTCACCGGCATGCTCGCCCGGATGTGGCTGGACCGGCGACGCGCCGCGCAGGGCGAGGAGACCGAGGACGCGCACGTGCCGGTACGCCCCGTGCCCACGCTCGTCATCGGGCTCGTCGGCGGCCTCGTCGTCGGCATGACCTCGGTCGGCTCCGGCTCGCTGATCATCGTGATGCTGATGCTCGTGCACCCCCGGCTCAAGGCCAACCACCTCGTCGGCACCGACCTCGTCCAGGCCATCCCGATCGTCGCCGCCGCCGCGGGCGGCCACTTCCTCGTCGGCGACGCCAGTCTGGGGCTCGCGGCCGTGCTCCTCCTCGGCGCCATCCCCGGCGTGCTCGTCGGCGCCGTGCTCTCCACCCGCGCCCCCGGCGCCGTGCTGCGCTGGGTGCTGGCGATCATCCTGCTCGCCACCGGGCTGTCCCTGGTGCACGTGCCGGAGACCGTCATCGTCCCGGCCTGCGCCGTGCTCGCCGCGTACGCCGTGATCAGCAGCCGCCCCCGCCGCCCGCGGCCCGCGACGGCCCCCGCCGGCGCCCCGGCGGTGGACGGCGAATCGACGGGTGAGCCACCGGCGGACGGCATCGAGAGGGCATCTGCTCCGCGCCAAGTGTGAGCGGACACAATGGGGCGATGACCGAGACCTCTGCTGCCCCGCTCGCCGATCCGCACCTGCGTCCCGCGACCGCCGACGACGGCCCCCGCGAGATCGTCATCCTCGGCTCGACCGGATCCATCGGCACCCAGGCCATCGACATCGTGCTGCGCAACCCCGACCGGTTCCGGGTCACCGCCCTGTCCGCGGCGGGCGGCCGGGTGGAGCTGCTGGCCGAGCAGGCGCACAAGCTGCGCGTACGCCGCGTCGCGGTCGCCCGCGCCGGCAAGGCGGGTGAGCTGCGCGAGGCGCTGGCCGCGCGGTACGGGGCCGGGGAGCCGCTCCCCGAGGTGCTGGCGGGTCCCGACGCGGCCACCGAGGTCGCCGCCGACGAGTGCCACACCGTGCTCAACGGCATCACCGGTTCCATCGGCCTCGCGCCCACCCTCGCCGCCCTCAAAGCGGGACGGATGCTGGCGCTGGCCAACAAGGAGTCGCTGATCGTCGGCGGTCCGCTGGTCAAGGAGGTGGCCAGGCACGGCCAGATCGTGCCCGTGGACTCCGAGCACTCCGCTCTCTACCAGGCCCTGCTCGGCGGCACCCGCGGCGAGGTCCGCAAGCTGCTCGTCACCGCATCCGGCGGCCCGTTCCGCGGCCGGACGCGCGAGGAGCTGACGGAGGTCACCCCGGAGCAGGCGCTGGCGCACCCCACCTGGGACATGGGCCCCGTCGTCACCATCAACTCCTCCACGCTGGTCAACAAGGGCCTGGAGGTCATCGAGGCGCACCTGCTCTACGACGTGCCCTTCGACCGCATCGAGGTCGTCGTCCACCCGCAGTCCTACGTGCACTCCATGGTCGAGTTCACCGACGGCTCCACCCTGGCCCAGGCCAGCC
The Streptomyces sp. CNQ-509 DNA segment above includes these coding regions:
- the dxr gene encoding 1-deoxy-D-xylulose-5-phosphate reductoisomerase — protein: MTETSAAPLADPHLRPATADDGPREIVILGSTGSIGTQAIDIVLRNPDRFRVTALSAAGGRVELLAEQAHKLRVRRVAVARAGKAGELREALAARYGAGEPLPEVLAGPDAATEVAADECHTVLNGITGSIGLAPTLAALKAGRMLALANKESLIVGGPLVKEVARHGQIVPVDSEHSALYQALLGGTRGEVRKLLVTASGGPFRGRTREELTEVTPEQALAHPTWDMGPVVTINSSTLVNKGLEVIEAHLLYDVPFDRIEVVVHPQSYVHSMVEFTDGSTLAQASPPDMRMPIALALGWPDRVPDAAPAFDWSAAATWEFFPLDEKAFPSVPLACHVGALGGTAPAVFNAANEECVDGFLTGKLPFLGIMDTVSQVVAEHGTDDPGTRLTVADVLEAETWARARARELAGLPADQHDK
- a CDS encoding sulfite exporter TauE/SafE family protein, with amino-acid sequence MDFSWSMVVAGAFVGCMVGLTGMGGGALMTPLMVTVFGVNPTQAIGSDLATSVFMKPFGAAVHQKAGTVRWDVVRWLLPTGVPAAFCGAFLLQFLGEGDDLQSRVKIVIGAALLLAVTGMLARMWLDRRRAAQGEETEDAHVPVRPVPTLVIGLVGGLVVGMTSVGSGSLIIVMLMLVHPRLKANHLVGTDLVQAIPIVAAAAGGHFLVGDASLGLAAVLLLGAIPGVLVGAVLSTRAPGAVLRWVLAIILLATGLSLVHVPETVIVPACAVLAAYAVISSRPRRPRPATAPAGAPAVDGESTGEPPADGIERASAPRQV